A part of Pantoea vagans genomic DNA contains:
- a CDS encoding DotU family type VI secretion system protein: MMQEQQHSHSDLAPDASHQNVLVAAANPLINAIPQIRHSVSHEDPAQLRQQLIDQIRRFELSCQQSGLGYEVIIGARYCLCTALDEAAALTPWGSRGVWTSNGLLVTFHNETWGGEKFFQLLAKLSQNPRRHILMLELIYFCLLLGFEGRYRVLDNGRSQLETIKQRLLQMIKSVRGSYAAALSPHPTDQPVLRKLWRPMIPLWACAAVAGLAACLFYIVLNWRLGDYTSPVLARIYQTALPEVKIGNPAPPPPATLNLRAFLKPEIDAGLVAVRDEADRSVVTLKGDGLFASAATEVRGGYIDVIRRIAAAMNNVSGQIQVIGYSDNVPIRSARFASNFELSLARARSVQTLLQQQLAQPSRVKAEGRGESNPLVPNTSAENRARNRRVEITLLVAPDATHAELNGLARGN; this comes from the coding sequence ATGATGCAGGAACAACAACATTCACACAGCGATCTTGCGCCGGATGCCAGCCACCAGAATGTGCTGGTTGCGGCGGCCAACCCCCTGATTAACGCGATTCCACAGATCCGCCATTCGGTGTCGCATGAAGACCCGGCGCAACTGCGTCAGCAGCTAATCGACCAGATCCGCCGCTTTGAGCTGAGCTGCCAGCAGTCGGGCCTCGGCTACGAAGTGATCATCGGCGCGCGCTACTGTCTCTGTACCGCGCTGGATGAGGCAGCGGCGCTGACACCGTGGGGCAGTCGCGGCGTCTGGACCAGCAACGGTCTGCTGGTCACCTTTCACAACGAAACCTGGGGCGGCGAGAAGTTTTTCCAGCTGCTGGCGAAGCTGTCGCAGAACCCGAGACGTCACATTCTGATGCTGGAGCTGATTTACTTCTGCCTGCTGCTGGGGTTCGAAGGACGCTACCGGGTGCTGGACAATGGCCGCTCGCAGCTGGAGACCATCAAACAGCGCCTGCTGCAGATGATCAAAAGCGTACGCGGCAGTTACGCCGCGGCGCTGTCACCGCATCCCACCGATCAGCCGGTGCTGCGCAAGCTGTGGCGGCCGATGATCCCGCTGTGGGCCTGTGCGGCCGTGGCCGGGCTGGCCGCCTGTCTGTTTTACATCGTGCTCAACTGGCGTCTGGGTGATTACACCTCGCCGGTGCTGGCCCGCATCTATCAGACGGCGCTGCCGGAAGTGAAGATCGGCAACCCGGCGCCGCCTCCGCCTGCCACGCTGAATCTGCGCGCCTTCCTGAAGCCGGAAATTGATGCCGGGCTGGTGGCGGTGCGTGATGAAGCGGACCGCAGCGTGGTGACGCTGAAAGGGGATGGGCTGTTTGCTTCGGCGGCGACCGAGGTGCGCGGCGGCTACATTGACGTGATCCGGCGCATCGCGGCGGCCATGAACAACGTCAGCGGCCAGATTCAGGTGATTGGCTACAGCGATAACGTGCCGATCCGCAGCGCGCGCTTCGCCTCTAACTTTGAGCTGTCGCTGGCGCGCGCCCGTTCGGTGCAGACCCTGCTGCAACAGCAGCTGGCGCAGCCGTCGCGGGTGAAAGCGGAAGGGCGCGGCGAAAGCAATCCGCTGGTGCCGAACACCAGCGCAGAAAATCGCGCGCGTAACCGTCGTGTTGAAATCACACTGCTGGTGGCGCCGGATGCGACGCATGCCGAACTCAACGGCCTGGCGAGAGGGAACTGA
- the tssK gene encoding type VI secretion system baseplate subunit TssK, with protein MNRAEKVVWTEGMFLRPHHFQQSENYLLSTLREWGQSQRVYTWGFYDLEFDEALLRQGKLALSAASGCLPDGTFFAFSQPQHGPAPLDLPASVDRSKVVLAIPTRRNGREAVAFQESQDSLARYLAWEAEVEDDNAQAVGSATVQFGKLRLRLMLEQDLTAEWTAMGVAQVIEKRSDNHIRLDSDYIPPMLTLNSSRPLQNMFNDLHGLIQQRSQQLSQRAPGTGRFNSADMVDFMLLALLNRQLGLHSHLQHLPLLHPETLYSHWLQLAAELSTWTPARAPEGLPLYDHDDLHNCFSCLSLLLRQGLSQVMEESAIQLPLTQRSHGLNVATVPESSMVHEFGFVLAVKASVPADTLKTHFPAQMKVAPVSKIRDLVQLQLPGLALRAMPGAPPQIPWHAGYSYFELDKNSELWKEMERSGAFALHLAGEFPGLNMEFWAIRSQSE; from the coding sequence ATGAACAGAGCCGAAAAGGTCGTCTGGACCGAGGGGATGTTTCTGCGTCCTCACCATTTCCAGCAGTCAGAAAATTATCTTCTCAGCACCCTGCGTGAATGGGGTCAGTCACAGCGCGTCTACACCTGGGGCTTTTACGATCTGGAGTTTGATGAAGCGCTGCTGCGTCAGGGCAAACTGGCGCTGAGTGCGGCCAGCGGCTGTCTGCCAGATGGCACGTTTTTCGCCTTCAGTCAGCCACAGCATGGCCCGGCACCGCTTGATCTGCCGGCCTCTGTTGACCGCAGCAAAGTGGTGCTGGCGATACCGACCCGTCGCAATGGCCGCGAAGCCGTCGCCTTCCAGGAGTCGCAGGATTCTCTGGCGCGCTATCTGGCCTGGGAAGCGGAAGTGGAAGATGACAACGCACAGGCCGTGGGCAGCGCGACGGTACAGTTCGGCAAGCTGCGCCTGCGGCTGATGCTGGAGCAGGATCTGACCGCCGAGTGGACCGCGATGGGCGTTGCGCAGGTGATTGAAAAACGCAGCGACAACCATATCCGGCTCGACAGCGACTACATCCCGCCGATGCTGACTCTGAACAGCAGCCGTCCGCTGCAAAACATGTTTAACGACCTGCACGGGCTGATCCAGCAGCGCAGCCAGCAGCTGAGTCAGCGTGCACCCGGCACCGGCCGTTTCAACAGCGCCGATATGGTCGATTTTATGCTGCTGGCGCTGCTCAATCGTCAGCTTGGCCTGCACAGCCATCTGCAACATCTGCCGCTGCTGCATCCTGAAACCCTCTACAGCCACTGGCTGCAACTGGCCGCAGAGCTGAGTACCTGGACGCCCGCGCGCGCACCGGAAGGACTGCCGCTCTACGATCATGATGACCTGCATAACTGCTTCAGCTGTCTGTCGCTGCTGCTGCGTCAGGGTCTGTCGCAGGTGATGGAGGAGAGCGCCATTCAGCTGCCGCTGACGCAGCGTTCGCACGGCCTTAACGTCGCTACCGTGCCGGAGAGCAGCATGGTGCATGAGTTCGGCTTTGTGCTGGCGGTGAAAGCCAGCGTGCCGGCCGACACCCTGAAAACCCATTTCCCGGCCCAGATGAAAGTCGCGCCGGTCAGCAAAATCCGCGATCTGGTGCAGCTGCAGTTGCCGGGTCTGGCACTTCGGGCGATGCCCGGCGCGCCGCCGCAGATCCCGTGGCATGCCGGATACAGCTATTTCGAACTGGATAAGAACAGCGAGCTATGGAAAGAGATGGAGCGCTCGGGCGCTTTTGCGCTGCATCTTGCCGGTGAGTTTCCGGGCCTGAACATGGAGTTCTGGGCCATCCGCAGTCAGTCAGAATAA
- the tssJ gene encoding type VI secretion system lipoprotein TssJ, translated as MMRTTQLRGGLIVLLMWLLTACSSSSTPPVAYYNLDVQGQNQLNGGAPLKVRVVLLSSDAEFMSADFFSLQNQSATVLGSAQLNTQQFFLTPEQRSKTLRIKSLPEARFIGIMAEYQALDGKVWRLSLPVPEGESPSFWAFWKRDDSELNARIVAGINGLRVEKQ; from the coding sequence ATGATGAGAACAACACAACTGCGCGGTGGGCTGATCGTGCTGCTGATGTGGCTGCTGACGGCCTGCAGCAGCAGCAGTACGCCGCCGGTGGCTTACTACAACCTGGACGTTCAGGGGCAGAATCAGCTTAACGGCGGTGCACCGCTGAAGGTTCGTGTGGTGTTACTGAGTTCCGATGCGGAGTTCATGTCAGCAGACTTCTTCTCCCTGCAAAACCAGTCCGCAACGGTGCTGGGCAGTGCGCAGCTTAACACCCAGCAATTCTTCCTGACGCCAGAGCAGCGCAGCAAAACGCTGCGGATTAAGAGCCTGCCTGAGGCGCGCTTCATCGGCATCATGGCGGAATATCAGGCGCTGGATGGCAAGGTGTGGCGACTGTCGCTGCCGGTTCCCGAAGGGGAGTCGCCCTCATTCTGGGCATTCTGGAAACGTGACGATAGCGAGCTGAATGCGCGCATCGTGGCGGGAATTAATGGCCTTCGCGTGGAAAAACAGTGA
- a CDS encoding SH3 domain-containing protein has product MEHNMKKMVKLRVALGLMFVFSVAGCKTPPKMTDDTLVTSTVDGVAISHRYAVKPPAQFSPVNETYRALYPGSVMSQPGYGGKVVETLKTGESYTVIGQVENNWLALGEPAQAAEPQPDNATASVKDAPQSAAPQSTVQLTGYVPFRAVVKSALYDQTVKADQPKRRVRSSSSKKKTCVAVNGDSTACQNSTNGTWIIN; this is encoded by the coding sequence ATGGAACACAACATGAAAAAAATGGTGAAGCTCCGCGTTGCGTTAGGCCTGATGTTTGTTTTTTCAGTCGCCGGTTGTAAAACCCCGCCAAAAATGACCGATGACACCCTGGTCACCAGCACGGTGGACGGTGTGGCGATCAGTCACCGTTATGCCGTAAAACCGCCAGCGCAGTTCAGCCCGGTCAATGAAACCTATCGCGCGCTCTATCCTGGCTCGGTGATGAGCCAGCCAGGCTACGGCGGCAAGGTGGTAGAGACGCTGAAAACCGGCGAAAGCTACACCGTGATTGGTCAGGTCGAGAATAACTGGCTGGCGCTGGGTGAACCGGCTCAGGCAGCAGAGCCTCAACCAGACAATGCTACCGCCAGTGTCAAAGATGCGCCTCAGTCTGCCGCGCCGCAGTCAACCGTCCAGCTGACAGGCTATGTGCCATTCCGCGCCGTGGTGAAAAGCGCACTCTACGATCAGACCGTCAAAGCCGATCAGCCGAAACGCCGCGTGCGCAGCAGTAGCAGCAAGAAGAAAACCTGCGTCGCGGTTAACGGTGACAGCACCGCCTGTCAGAACAGCACCAACGGAACCTGGATCATTAACTAA
- a CDS encoding aldehyde dehydrogenase family protein gives MRYAAPGEQGSLITLQKNYGNFINGEFVAPVKGNYFTNTSPVNGSAAGEFPRSDAADVDNAVAAAAAAADAWGKTSPQQRALLLLKIADRLEQHLETMAVYETWDNGKPVRETLAADMPLAVDHFRYFAGCVRAQEGSAAEIDEFTAAYHFHEPLGVVAQIIPWNFPLLMAAWKLAPALGAGNCVVLKPAEQTPLSITIFVDLIKDLLPPGVLNVVHGFGKEAGEALASHSGIAKVAFTGSTATGGHILELAAKSLIPSTVELGGKSPNIFFEDIMQAEESFIEKAAEGVVLGFLNQGEVCTCPSRALVQESIYEPFMAAVMKRVKTIKRGDPLDTDTMVGAQASQQQFDKILSYLEVARQEGAEVLVGGGVEKLDDSLNSGYYIQPTLLKGNNSMRVFQEEIFGPVIGITTFKDEAEAISIANDSIYGLGAGVWTRDINRAYRVGRAIKAGRVWTNCYHLYPAHAAFGGYKKSGIGRETHKMMLDHYQQTKNLLVSYSIEPLGFF, from the coding sequence ATGCGTTACGCTGCCCCCGGAGAACAGGGTTCTCTGATTACGCTACAGAAGAATTATGGCAACTTCATTAATGGTGAATTCGTCGCGCCGGTGAAGGGTAACTACTTTACTAACACCTCGCCGGTAAACGGCTCTGCGGCCGGTGAGTTCCCGCGCTCAGACGCGGCCGATGTGGATAACGCGGTGGCCGCCGCGGCAGCGGCAGCGGACGCCTGGGGTAAGACCTCACCGCAACAACGCGCGCTGCTGCTACTGAAAATTGCCGATCGGCTGGAACAGCATCTGGAGACCATGGCGGTCTATGAAACCTGGGATAACGGTAAACCAGTGCGCGAAACGCTGGCGGCCGATATGCCGCTGGCGGTCGATCACTTCCGCTACTTTGCCGGTTGCGTCCGGGCGCAGGAGGGCAGCGCGGCAGAGATTGATGAGTTCACTGCTGCCTACCATTTCCACGAGCCGCTGGGCGTGGTGGCGCAGATTATTCCGTGGAACTTCCCGCTGTTGATGGCGGCCTGGAAACTGGCTCCGGCGCTGGGCGCAGGGAACTGTGTGGTGCTGAAACCGGCTGAACAGACGCCGCTGTCGATCACTATCTTTGTCGATCTGATTAAAGATTTGCTGCCGCCGGGCGTGCTGAATGTGGTGCACGGCTTTGGTAAAGAGGCGGGTGAAGCGCTGGCGTCCCACTCCGGTATCGCCAAGGTCGCCTTTACCGGCTCTACCGCTACCGGCGGGCACATTCTGGAGCTGGCCGCCAAAAGTCTGATCCCCTCGACGGTCGAACTGGGTGGCAAGTCACCGAACATCTTCTTTGAAGACATCATGCAGGCGGAGGAGAGCTTTATTGAGAAAGCGGCCGAAGGCGTGGTACTGGGCTTCCTGAATCAGGGTGAAGTCTGTACCTGTCCATCGCGTGCGCTGGTGCAGGAGTCGATCTACGAGCCGTTTATGGCGGCGGTGATGAAGCGGGTGAAAACCATCAAACGCGGTGACCCGCTGGATACCGATACCATGGTAGGCGCGCAGGCGTCGCAGCAGCAGTTCGACAAAATCCTCTCTTATCTTGAGGTAGCACGGCAGGAGGGCGCAGAAGTGCTGGTAGGCGGTGGCGTAGAGAAGCTGGATGACTCACTCAACAGCGGTTACTACATCCAGCCAACCCTGCTAAAAGGTAACAACAGCATGCGGGTGTTCCAGGAGGAGATCTTTGGCCCGGTGATCGGCATCACCACCTTTAAAGATGAGGCGGAAGCGATCAGCATCGCCAACGACTCGATTTATGGCCTGGGTGCCGGCGTCTGGACCCGCGATATCAACCGTGCCTATCGGGTGGGCAGGGCGATCAAAGCGGGGCGCGTCTGGACAAACTGTTATCACCTCTATCCGGCGCACGCTGCCTTTGGCGGCTACAAGAAGTCGGGCATCGGGCGTGAAACTCACAAAATGATGCTCGATCACTATCAGCAGACGAAAAACCTGCTGGTCAGCTACAGTATCGAACCGCTGGGCTTTTTCTGA